Sequence from the Amycolatopsis sp. NBC_00345 genome:
GGCAGCAAATAGGCCAGGAAACGCAGTGAGGCGGTATCCGCCCAGTGGAGGTCGTCCATGATCAAAGCGACCGGGCCGCGCTCGCACAGATTCGCCGTCAACCAGAAGAGCCCGTGGAGAATGGCGAAGTCGCCTGAGGTCGATCCGGAGTAAACGGTGTCCGAAAGCACCGCCGCGGCGGCTTTGCCGGCGGCCCCGTCGAGTAAACGCTCGCGGTCGGCCCGGGTCATCCGGATGAGGTGCGGCTCGAAGATCTGCCGGACCAGCCCGAAGGCGATGTCTCCCTCGAGTTCCGAGCAGCGCGCCGAAAAAACGTCGAAACCCTGCTGGGACGCGGCGGCTCCGGCCGCGGCCAGCAGCCGCGATTTGCCGAGGCCGGCGGCGCCGACGATCGCGGTGAGGGTGCCCGAGCCGTGGGCCGCCGTGTCGAGCGCCGACGTCAGCACCGCCAATTGTGCGCTTCTTTCCAGCAATGGCGGCTCAGGCATGCAAGGAGGGTACCGCCCCTCCGGCGGTCTGCCAGCCACCAGTTTCAGCCCGCGCCGGTGCCACGCAACGTCACCGAATCCCCGGGTCTTTAGCCGACTCTCACGGCTTGTCAAGAGGCCGAACAGGCGTTGTTAGGCTATTCTTGTCTACTGTTCCCGCGTTCATTCCTTCGGACGGATCGTTGCCCGGCAAAACGAGCCCCGCCGGTTCGTCATTCCGGCACACCCCAACGTCACCCCAATACGAAGTGGCCACCCTTAGACGATGGCCGGGAAGTGCGTAGGCCTCTCCGTACTTTCCTGGTCGTGGCCGACCGGCCGGTGACGTTGACTCCGCGGCAGGCGTGCTTGTCCCGGCAGCCGGTGAACTCGAGGAGATGCCGCACCTCATGTCTTGTATCCACGAGGAAGAAACCGGCAAAGAGGACAATCGCCTCGGTGGAACGCGTCCCGGCGGGGGAGGAGAGCCGCCTCGCCCTCGTGCTGCGCCGGATTGTGGTCGCGGCATCAAGGACGGTCCGGCGCGGTCCCGGCTGGCCGGGCTGCTGGTCCGGCCGGACCTGATGGCCAAAGCGGAGTTCGTGGCCTCGGCGCCGGTCGGCCTGGTGGTCGGCCCGGCGGGCTCGGGAAAGTCCGTGCTGCTCCGCCAGCTCGCCGCGCGGGCCCCGTCCGGGCACCTGGTCCTGACGTGCGGGCTGGACTCGGGAGTGACCACCGAAGCGGCGCTGATCGCCCGGCTCGCACGGGTCATCGGCGTCACCGCTCCGGCGGGGCTGGACGGTTTGCTCGACGAGCTGGCGCGAAGGGACACCTCGCGTCTCGTCGTCCACCTCGACGACGCGCATCATCTCGTGGGCACGCCCGGAGATCGGGCGCTGGCCCGGCTCCTGGCGGAGGCGCCGTCCGGGCTGCGGTTCGTGGTGGCCGGGCGCGACGACCGGGTGGCCGGGATCGGTGGCACGGCTCCGCGCGTCGGCTACGACGACCTGCGGCTGAGGCCTTCGGAGGTGGCCGAGCTGTTCACCGGGGTCTACGAAGTGCCGCTCTCCCCGGCCGAGGCGGCCCGGCTGTGCGCGCGGGTCGAGGGCCTGGCCGGGGCGGTGCGGCTGCTGCACCTGGACACGGTGCTGCTCTCGGAACGGGACCGGGCGGAAACCTTCGCGGCGCCGTTGACGCGGTCGCCTCGGCTGGTGGAGTTCCTCACCCGCGAGGTGTTCGACCCGCTGCCCGCGCCGCTGCGCGAGTTCATGGTCGCGGCGGCCCCGCTGGGTGTGCTCGACGGGCCGTTGTGCGATGTCCTGCTCGACCGGACCGGCAGCCGCGCGGCCATCACCGAGCTGGCCGCGCGGCAGGCACTGACGTTCCGCGTCTCGGACGGTGGTGGCGCGCACCGCTTCCACGTTCTGCTCCAGCAATATCTCGAACGGTGCCTGGCCGAGCGCGCGGGCGCGCAGCGGAGCCGGCAGGCCTACCGTTCGGCGGCCAAGTACCTGGCCGGCGCCGGCCGGTGGGCGGAGGCGTACCGCTGTCACGCCCACGCCGGTGACTGGGTGGCCGCCGCGGCCGTGCTCCACCGGTTCGGTGCCCGGCCCGGCGGGATCCACGCGGACGCGGCGCTGCCGGCGCCGTTGCTCGGTGACGACCCGTGGGTGGCCTTGGCCGACGCGCGCCGGCTGCGGGGCGAGGGCAGGCTGGACGCGGCTCACCGCCGTTACGCGGACGCCGAGGCGTTGCTGCCCGACCCCGCGCTGCGCTGGCAGTGCACCACGGAACGGTCCGGGGTGGCCGGCTGGCTCGGCCGCCCGGGCGACCCCCTCGTGGACGACATCAACCGGCACCTCGCCGACGCGCTCCGAAGACACCCGGCCAAGCTGCTGAACCGGGCGGTGCCCGCGCAGAGCCCGGGGTGGACGCTGGGCCGGGCGGTGGCCGCGCTGCTCGACGGCCGGCCGGACCGTGCCGTCGAGATCGCAGGGCCGCTGGCGAACGGACCGGTGGCCTTCGTGGCGCTGGCGAGCCGGATCCTCGTGGCGGTGGTGGAAAGTGTCGGCCGGCCGCGCCGCGGCGACACCCGGTTCGCCGA
This genomic interval carries:
- a CDS encoding BTAD domain-containing putative transcriptional regulator, with protein sequence MAKAEFVASAPVGLVVGPAGSGKSVLLRQLAARAPSGHLVLTCGLDSGVTTEAALIARLARVIGVTAPAGLDGLLDELARRDTSRLVVHLDDAHHLVGTPGDRALARLLAEAPSGLRFVVAGRDDRVAGIGGTAPRVGYDDLRLRPSEVAELFTGVYEVPLSPAEAARLCARVEGLAGAVRLLHLDTVLLSERDRAETFAAPLTRSPRLVEFLTREVFDPLPAPLREFMVAAAPLGVLDGPLCDVLLDRTGSRAAITELAARQALTFRVSDGGGAHRFHVLLQQYLERCLAERAGAQRSRQAYRSAAKYLAGAGRWAEAYRCHAHAGDWVAAAAVLHRFGARPGGIHADAALPAPLLGDDPWVALADARRLRGEGRLDAAHRRYADAEALLPDPALRWQCTTERSGVAGWLGRPGDPLVDDINRHLADALRRHPAKLLNRAVPAQSPGWTLGRAVAALLDGRPDRAVEIAGPLANGPVAFVALASRILVAVVESVGRPRRGDTRFADLAAECEEAGWLWLARLARAATAVVDEEGCADAAAVLDECCGVGDEWGTVLAGCLLAVGRLRAGLDAAEVLETAASRARALGARVPETWLRLVLADEWDRRGDPRAHDGQAELRRLAADTVIDRVAAQGKRLVAAIRTPVPRRALVAVGEPAAEPPAELAVPAVVRCLGRYTLTVAGTEVGLGGLRAQARQVLRMLSVQYGHPLHEERLMTAMWPDCPANRTKHRLQVAVSSLRALLRAHLPAEYGILRHGNSYLLRLPPGSLVDVVEFAETVRRWRTARQAGDTASAMALGYRVLDLYRGELLVEEGPAEWVLARREAVRGEAAGAAAVLAGTALNRGDAAEAIEVCERGVTIDELDNRLWSLLAAANVRAGNRAAAARAEGAYQALLADGG